The genomic segment ATTAATGACACAGAAGTAGCCGCTACGTTACCTAAGGCATCTGATACACTGATTAATCAGTCAAAGTCTACTACTACGGCCGACTCAGTCTCTTCTTcaccatcatcatcatcaccaCCACCAATACTACTAGTCGCGACAGGCACAACTATCGTTTTCCAACACCCTCTACTAGTTTAGTGGGGCAGACAATGTCTCTCGCTAACACAAATAAAAGTGAGAGAGACAACTCTAACAATCCAGAAACTAATGAGAAGGATGACAAAAACGAAAATACACACTAAACTTTATCAAAGCAATAGAAAACGGACTACAAAATGTTCAACCAATGCTATGGAAAAGTCTATAATGTACCACCCAGCCATAACCCATAACAAAAACCACTTACCAAGATCAAAGTTCATCCAAGCGTACAAAAAGTAACTACAATCACTACAAAATATGGGAACTTGGGATGGTGTACCTATCGATGAAAacacaataaataaatccaacaaaattaatactatgtttatatttacagTTAAACGAGACGGTACGCACAAGGCAAGACTGATAGCAAGAGGTGACCAACAACATTACAATACCTATAATAAGGACGAAAAATCTAACACTGTACACCATTATGCTCTTATGACGTGCTTATCACTGGCATTAGACAACAACCATGATGTTATCCAATTAGATGTATCGTCGGCATATCTGTATGTGGATTCAGATGAAGAACTATTCATTAGACCTCCTCCACATCTAACTATGCAAGGAAAGGTATTAGCGTTACGGAAATCACTTTGTGGTCTGAAACAATCAGGTGCTAATTGGTAGAagttaattaaaaaatccTTAATAGAAGACTGTGAAATGAAAGAAACAAGTGGTTGGCCATGTGTCTTTACAAAAAGAGTAAAGAAAAgtattgtaatattttacttGTTTGTAGATTATACGGTTATCACCACAAATGTCAGGAAGACCGAAtatgtaataatataattaattcaatCCAGCTTCAAGACAAAGATTATAAACGATGGAGCAGACCCATTAGTTAAATCATATGATATTCCAGATCTCGATATCgaatatatacaaaaaatatatatatgtcaCTCGGTATGGAAAACGACATAGATTAGAAAATTAAGAACTTTAACATAGACCTGTCACCTATCCGAAGGGTGCCAGGGAATCCCAAGGAAATAATAATCAGAGAAGATCTAGAGGTAAATAAACTTGAAtacaagaaaaagattttaTGGATGCAACAAACCATTACATTGGCGTCATATATTGGTTACAAATTCTGGTTCGATATTTTGTATTGTGTAAATTGTCTAGCAAGACACACATTATATCCGTCTAAACAAGTAATTAGGTTCTTTAAGGAATTGTTACAATTTCTTTGGCAAACAAGGTCTAAAAGATTGGTCTGGAATAAGCGAGATAAAACAGATGATGATGCAAACTATATCACTGGAATCGTTGACGCATCATTCGCTAAACAAGAAGAATACAAATCCCAATATAGAGCATTCATACAGTTGAACTCAAACATGATCGGTGCGGTATCTTCGAAGCTTAAACTAACATGCGCTTCATCCATTAAAACTGAACTATATGGTATTTCAGAATCAACGCATAGATTTGCCAACCTATGTTTGAGGAACGGAGCTATCCACTAACTGACTCGATGGAAACTCAAGTGTCTCTGAAATTTGCTACTTCCACTCCGGAAGTGTGTGTATGTGTGGGAGGGGGGGGAGGGTTGTTTTTCTAACACTGAAAGGGAATAATTAAATGACATAAATTGGAtatgatttaatttatccaatatatatactttcCTTTACACTactatttataaaaattatatacgCATAAAGGAAGAAACAATTGCAACCAGactaattttatatataactatTAAAGCTTATTACCAATAGTAGTAAGTGTTCccaatattttcaattacaatctcaacaaaatgaaataattaaaatccTCGAAAATGATTATTGTGCTTCGTTGAGAAATTTAAAAGCTTAAAAGCTTAACACAGTAAGTTTAGATGAGAGTTTGTCAGAATACCgtttatttacaattcaTGAATTATCTTTCACTTTATCCTGATTCAGAGAAGTTTAATAATACATTTATAGATAGAAAATCTACATTAAAATTGGATGTAAGAAAAGACAAAATACAGCTTTATTTTAAGGTCACATATTGTTATTAGAATAATCTAGATATCTGTCAACATAACTGAAACATAGAATTTCTAAACCAGAAATTATAAGTATGAGCgctatttaaaatatgtacTCTCACGTTGCGCCAGGTAGTGTGACAGTTTTTATATCACAGCTTCATCTCTTGTTGCACAAACCTCGTTTAAAAGCgatattcaataattagTAATCACATCTCAAGCGTTATAAGTATCAAGTTAAAAACCATTGCATGTCATAGCGAGGAGGCGCCCAAAACAGTTATATCTTGTCTTTGCTTCAATTCTTGAATTGTAATGAAACAGAGTTTCTATGACACTACTTGTAGTAATTCTGTGCTCTAACTAATTTTCCCGTTTTTTTAATGCGCGtgaaaaacaaaataattagTAATCATTTCTTTTACCTCTTAGAAAAGTTTAAGGTTACCTTGAGATAAGTGTAGCATGAAAAGCAAATATACAATTGGGACCCTTTTTGTTCCTTTTAGATGAGCGTGGAGGACTAACCCGGAGTATAAAGATTCTAGTAGCTTAAAGGTTTCCTTGTCTTGTAAATTGGGCATAAAATTTACCACAGTTA from the Tetrapisispora phaffii CBS 4417 chromosome 9, complete genome genome contains:
- the TPHA0I03315 gene encoding uncharacterized protein, with protein sequence MQQTITLASYIGYKFWFDILYCVNCLARHTLYPSKQVIRFFKELLQFLWQTRSKRLVWNKRDKTDDDANYITGIVDASFAKQEEYKSQYRAFIQLNSNMIGAVSSKLKLTCASSIKTELYGISESTHRFANLCLRNGAIH